In a single window of the Rhizobium tropici CIAT 899 genome:
- a CDS encoding ABC transporter ATP-binding protein: protein MLDIKSARKVFYKGQPDEKVALDGLTLSLKTGEFGVVIGSNGAGKSSMLNAISGALSLDSGQILINGNDVTGMPVHKRAARLARVFQDPMKGTAASMTVGENMLLAELRGKSRGFRPGLNAGRLAAYKERLAVLGLGLENRLDTKVELLSGGQRQSLSLIMAVGGSPDVLLLDEHTAALDPRTADIVMQATVRTVEALKLTTLMVTHNMQHAVDFGDSIIMLDAGRVHLEITGEGKRRITVPELIGHFAVKTDRMLLVS from the coding sequence ATGCTGGATATCAAATCCGCGCGCAAGGTTTTCTATAAAGGCCAGCCCGACGAGAAGGTCGCGCTCGACGGCCTGACGCTCTCCCTTAAAACAGGCGAATTCGGCGTCGTGATCGGCTCGAACGGCGCCGGCAAGAGCAGCATGCTGAATGCGATTTCGGGCGCTCTCAGCCTCGATTCCGGTCAGATCCTCATCAACGGCAACGACGTCACAGGCATGCCGGTCCACAAGCGCGCCGCGCGGCTTGCCCGCGTGTTCCAGGACCCGATGAAGGGCACCGCCGCCAGCATGACGGTCGGCGAGAACATGCTTCTCGCGGAACTGCGCGGCAAGAGCAGAGGATTTCGTCCCGGCCTGAATGCCGGCCGCCTCGCGGCCTACAAGGAGCGCCTGGCCGTGCTTGGTCTCGGCCTCGAAAACCGGCTGGACACCAAGGTCGAGCTCCTTTCGGGCGGCCAGCGCCAATCGCTATCCCTCATCATGGCAGTCGGCGGTTCGCCCGACGTGCTTTTGCTGGATGAACATACGGCCGCGCTCGATCCGCGCACCGCCGATATCGTCATGCAGGCAACGGTACGCACGGTCGAGGCGCTGAAGCTGACGACCCTCATGGTGACGCACAACATGCAGCACGCCGTCGATTTCGGGGACAGCATCATCATGCTCGATGCCGGCCGCGTGCATCTTGAAATTACCGGCGAAGGCAAGCGGCGCATCACCGTGCCCGAGTTGATCGGCCACTTCGCCGTCAAGACCGACCGAATGCTGCTGGTGAGCTGA
- a CDS encoding ABC transporter permease gives MDFIQTTVSSFVSLIPVTLAQSFILSFVVLGIMIPFRMLSFPDLTSEGAFPLGGCVCGILLAAGVAPPLAIAVAFVVGLAAGCCTAFIHLRFRIHTLLAGILMSTMLYSVNLGIMGKSNLSVFGSPTVFDWVPFTTPGFPASKIVIAGLLAVIVLIALNLYFKTEKGTAMRAVGSNPDMAEAQGINVWAATIGGVGIASAFSAASGALMVQSQGFADVNMGIGILINGLAALMIGEAFTGKQTVLRQLLAPFVGSVIYYQLVSLCLAAGMPPPNLKLATGLFVLIMLALPSIRRSRGGAATRETIRE, from the coding sequence ATGGACTTCATTCAGACAACCGTTTCGAGCTTCGTCTCGCTCATCCCGGTCACGCTGGCCCAGAGCTTCATCCTGAGCTTCGTCGTCCTCGGCATCATGATCCCGTTCCGGATGCTGAGCTTTCCGGATCTGACCAGTGAAGGCGCGTTTCCGCTCGGCGGCTGCGTCTGCGGTATTCTGCTTGCCGCCGGCGTCGCACCACCGCTGGCGATCGCCGTCGCGTTCGTCGTCGGCCTTGCCGCCGGCTGCTGCACGGCCTTCATTCACCTGCGCTTCCGCATTCATACGCTGCTCGCCGGCATCCTGATGTCGACGATGCTTTATAGCGTCAATCTCGGCATCATGGGCAAATCGAACCTCTCCGTCTTCGGCTCGCCGACTGTGTTCGACTGGGTACCCTTCACGACGCCGGGCTTTCCCGCGAGCAAGATCGTCATCGCCGGCCTGCTGGCCGTCATCGTGTTGATCGCCCTCAATCTCTATTTCAAGACGGAAAAGGGCACAGCCATGCGTGCCGTCGGCTCCAATCCCGACATGGCCGAGGCGCAGGGTATCAATGTCTGGGCCGCCACCATCGGCGGCGTCGGCATCGCCAGCGCCTTTTCAGCCGCAAGCGGTGCGCTGATGGTGCAATCGCAGGGCTTTGCCGACGTCAACATGGGTATCGGCATCCTGATCAACGGCCTTGCCGCGCTCATGATCGGCGAAGCCTTTACCGGCAAGCAGACCGTGTTGCGTCAGCTACTGGCGCCGTTCGTCGGCTCCGTCATCTACTATCAGCTGGTGTCGCTGTGCCTTGCCGCCGGGATGCCGCCGCCGAACCTGAAGCTCGCCACCGGCCTTTTCGTGCTTATCATGCTGGCACTGCCGAGCATCCGCCGCAGCCGCGGCGGAGCTGCCACCCGAGAAACCATTCGCGAATAG
- the kynU gene encoding kynureninase: protein MDSLPDLAAVEAMDEADPLRVFRSRFALPAGVIYLDGNSLGAASHEVFAEVRQAAMEEWGNGLIRSWNSAGWFHLPLELGDRVGRLIGAAEGQTVVTDSTSINIYKTLHAALAMRPGRNVIVAEGDSFPTDIYMAEGVLSTRPGITLRLEGRDASTIEELIDDSVAVVLVNHVNYKSGELRDMAALTKRIQAAGALVIWDLCHSAGALPVDLDGADADFAVGCTYKYLNGGPGAPAFIYAAKRHHASIVQPLSGWWGHARPFAFEQSFDGDAGIKRFLCGTQPILSLRALKGALSIWDEVDMEALRRKSIALTDLFIRLVETKCGQYGVELETTRDSEKRGSQVSFIHSNAYEVMQALIERGVIGDFRAPSTLRFGFTPLYVSYHDVWRAVTVLEDILSSGSWKDARFAVRGAVT, encoded by the coding sequence ATGGATAGCCTTCCCGATCTCGCCGCCGTCGAGGCCATGGACGAGGCCGACCCGCTGCGCGTCTTCCGCAGCCGCTTCGCCCTGCCCGCCGGCGTCATCTATCTCGACGGCAATTCGCTCGGTGCAGCCTCGCACGAGGTCTTTGCAGAAGTGCGCCAGGCCGCCATGGAAGAATGGGGCAACGGCCTGATCCGCAGCTGGAACAGCGCCGGATGGTTTCATCTGCCGCTGGAACTCGGCGACCGCGTCGGCCGGCTAATCGGCGCCGCCGAAGGCCAGACCGTCGTCACCGACTCCACCTCGATCAACATCTACAAGACGCTTCATGCGGCGCTCGCAATGCGACCGGGCCGCAACGTGATCGTGGCAGAGGGCGACAGTTTCCCGACCGATATCTACATGGCCGAAGGCGTCCTTTCGACGCGCCCCGGTATCACGCTCCGCCTTGAAGGCCGTGATGCCAGCACCATCGAGGAGCTGATCGACGACAGCGTCGCCGTCGTCCTCGTCAATCACGTCAACTACAAGAGCGGCGAACTGCGCGACATGGCGGCGCTGACGAAGCGCATTCAGGCGGCCGGCGCGCTCGTCATTTGGGATCTGTGCCACAGCGCCGGCGCTCTGCCCGTCGATCTCGACGGTGCCGATGCCGATTTTGCTGTCGGCTGCACTTACAAATATCTGAATGGCGGTCCGGGGGCGCCGGCCTTCATCTATGCGGCGAAGCGTCATCACGCATCGATCGTTCAGCCGCTCAGCGGCTGGTGGGGCCACGCCCGCCCCTTTGCCTTCGAACAGAGCTTCGATGGCGATGCCGGTATCAAGCGTTTCCTCTGCGGCACCCAGCCAATCCTGTCGCTTCGGGCTCTGAAAGGGGCGCTCTCCATCTGGGACGAGGTGGACATGGAAGCCTTGCGCCGGAAGAGCATAGCGCTGACCGATCTCTTCATCCGCCTGGTCGAAACCAAATGCGGCCAATATGGTGTCGAGCTCGAGACGACGCGCGACAGCGAGAAGCGCGGCAGCCAGGTCTCCTTCATCCATAGCAACGCCTATGAAGTCATGCAGGCGCTGATCGAGCGCGGCGTTATCGGCGACTTCCGCGCCCCGTCGACATTGCGCTTCGGCTTCACGCCGCTCTATGTCTCATATCACGACGTCTGGCGCGCCGTGACGGTGCTTGAGGATATCCTGAGCAGCGGATCATGGAAGGATGCGCGCTTTGCGGTGCGCGGGGCCGTGACCTGA
- a CDS encoding alpha/beta hydrolase, whose translation MSYFTVTDWDAAYTNGAYIVDGDRWPAAWVEPAKSFRDRLTTAGRAKLDLAYGPAERNRFDLFLPEGQPQGLVVFVHGGYWLQLDKSYWSHLAAGSIARGYAVAIPSYTLCPENRIAGIGKEIAAAITKAAELVGGPIVLTGHSAGGQLVARMMTTTSPLGETIRKRIRHVVAISGLHDLRPIMKRSMNEQLRIDATEARAESPALLEPVETVHLTCWVGGAERAEFVRQNALLANIWTGLGAATEVVVEPDKHHYSILDGLIEAEHPLTRALLAE comes from the coding sequence ATGAGCTATTTCACGGTCACCGATTGGGACGCCGCCTATACCAACGGCGCTTATATCGTCGACGGCGATCGATGGCCGGCCGCCTGGGTCGAGCCGGCGAAGTCTTTCCGCGACAGGCTGACAACCGCGGGACGCGCAAAACTCGATCTGGCGTATGGTCCTGCGGAGCGCAATCGCTTCGATCTCTTTCTGCCCGAAGGCCAGCCGCAGGGATTGGTGGTCTTCGTCCATGGCGGTTACTGGCTGCAACTGGACAAAAGCTACTGGTCGCACCTGGCCGCCGGCTCGATTGCTAGAGGATACGCGGTCGCGATCCCGTCCTACACGCTCTGCCCGGAAAATCGCATCGCCGGGATCGGCAAGGAGATTGCGGCCGCGATCACGAAAGCAGCCGAGCTCGTCGGCGGCCCTATCGTTTTGACGGGTCATTCGGCCGGCGGTCAGCTCGTCGCCCGCATGATGACGACGACATCGCCGCTCGGTGAGACAATCCGCAAACGCATTCGCCACGTCGTTGCCATTTCCGGCCTTCATGACCTGCGCCCGATCATGAAGCGCAGCATGAACGAGCAGCTTCGCATCGATGCCACCGAGGCAAGGGCTGAGAGCCCTGCTTTGCTCGAACCGGTCGAAACCGTCCACCTCACCTGCTGGGTCGGCGGCGCCGAACGCGCCGAATTCGTCCGCCAGAATGCGCTGCTCGCCAATATCTGGACAGGACTTGGCGCTGCCACTGAGGTGGTGGTGGAGCCCGACAAGCATCACTATTCGATTCTGGATGGCCTCATCGAGGCCGAACATCCGCTGACGCGGGCCTTGCTAGCCGAATAA
- a CDS encoding VOC family protein, giving the protein MTDAADQTQFQPPRVPVRGGVVAYLTVDGAVKAAEFYKRAFGAEQAFMYPVDEKGRTMHIHLYINGSSVMLGDAFPEYGHALEKPQSFTMQLVVDDLDFWWQRAVDAGAEVVVEPQVMFWGDRWGQLRDPFGVAWAMNAPVNN; this is encoded by the coding sequence ATGACCGATGCAGCAGATCAGACGCAGTTCCAGCCGCCGCGCGTGCCGGTTCGCGGCGGCGTCGTGGCTTATTTGACGGTAGACGGCGCTGTGAAGGCCGCCGAATTCTACAAGCGCGCTTTCGGTGCCGAACAGGCCTTCATGTATCCGGTCGATGAAAAGGGCCGGACCATGCATATTCATCTCTATATCAACGGCAGTTCGGTCATGCTCGGCGACGCTTTTCCGGAATATGGCCATGCGCTGGAAAAGCCGCAGTCCTTCACGATGCAGCTCGTCGTCGATGACCTCGATTTCTGGTGGCAGCGTGCCGTCGATGCCGGAGCCGAAGTGGTCGTCGAGCCGCAGGTGATGTTCTGGGGTGATCGCTGGGGCCAGCTCCGCGACCCATTCGGCGTCGCCTGGGCAATGAATGCGCCTGTCAATAACTGA
- a CDS encoding putative bifunctional diguanylate cyclase/phosphodiesterase, whose amino-acid sequence MNSVWPDAPNDDFRSLFKTHPSPMWVYDPQTLKFLIVNDAARDLYGYGDADFAVMTVLDIRPSVERERMLDAVHHRTDIETAQRWTHLKADGATFEVLTYGREIRFDGKIAILAIVQDRTEVNAARRQVDATQSLLDSIVDNLPVGVFVKDMERDGRYILFNEACGAIAGHAAQDVIGKSDRAIFSDEQTALFREQDKLAFETAETVYFEETIHTVDGVLRILKTAKRGLPAPSGQAPRYVLGISQDVTEERSVEARLAHLAMHDSLTGLPNRAFFSESIVRQVAAARPEKPIALLYIDVDHFKHINDSKGHAAGDMLLRQVAERLQQLAERSDLVARLGGDEFALVLRMTDAGRAQRFADLLLQSLSAPFDLDGVREHVTCSIGIAMAPEHGNDADVLMRDADLALYAAKASGRSTYRFYQTEMRLEAERRHQLTLELREALQNDEFELHYQPIIRLDGDALSGFEALIRWRHPKRGLIAPAEFIPVAEETGMIVPIGDWVLREACRTAMEWPEHLKVAINLSVYQFRHASLLATVVSALSETGLCPGRLEIEVTESILLSEVEQSLSLLRALKELGIRIAIDDFGTGYSSLSYLRSFSFDKIKLDRSFVAGMDADPGNLAIVRAVVGIASGFNAVTLAEGIETEAQLAKLRAEGYHEVQGFLLGRPMSRENALARILNEARPARLMRA is encoded by the coding sequence ATGAATTCCGTTTGGCCCGACGCCCCGAACGACGATTTTCGGTCGCTTTTCAAGACACATCCGTCGCCGATGTGGGTCTATGATCCGCAGACGTTGAAGTTTCTGATCGTCAACGATGCGGCTCGCGACCTCTATGGCTATGGCGATGCTGACTTCGCGGTCATGACCGTGCTCGACATCAGGCCATCTGTGGAGCGCGAGCGAATGCTGGATGCCGTGCACCACCGCACCGACATCGAGACGGCGCAGCGCTGGACCCATCTGAAGGCGGATGGCGCGACATTCGAGGTTCTGACCTATGGGCGGGAAATCCGCTTCGACGGCAAGATAGCAATCCTGGCGATCGTGCAGGACCGTACCGAGGTCAATGCGGCACGGCGGCAGGTCGATGCCACCCAGTCGCTGCTCGACAGCATCGTCGACAATCTCCCCGTCGGCGTCTTCGTCAAGGATATGGAGCGGGACGGCCGTTATATTCTCTTCAATGAGGCGTGCGGCGCTATCGCGGGGCACGCAGCACAAGATGTGATCGGCAAGTCGGATCGGGCGATATTCTCCGATGAACAGACGGCGCTTTTCCGGGAGCAGGACAAGCTTGCCTTCGAAACCGCCGAAACCGTCTACTTCGAGGAAACCATTCACACGGTGGATGGCGTGTTGCGTATCCTGAAGACAGCGAAGCGGGGGCTTCCCGCTCCGTCAGGGCAAGCGCCGCGCTATGTTCTCGGCATTTCCCAGGATGTTACCGAGGAGCGCAGTGTCGAGGCGCGGCTTGCGCATCTTGCCATGCATGATTCCCTGACCGGCCTTCCGAACAGAGCATTCTTTTCAGAGAGCATCGTGCGGCAGGTGGCGGCTGCGAGGCCGGAAAAGCCAATCGCGCTGCTCTACATCGATGTCGATCATTTCAAGCATATCAACGACAGCAAGGGCCATGCCGCCGGCGACATGCTCCTGCGCCAGGTTGCCGAGCGGCTCCAGCAGCTTGCCGAGAGGAGCGATCTGGTCGCGCGCCTGGGCGGCGACGAGTTCGCGCTGGTTTTAAGGATGACGGATGCCGGGCGAGCCCAGCGCTTCGCCGACCTGTTGTTGCAATCGCTCTCGGCACCCTTCGATCTCGATGGGGTGCGGGAACATGTGACCTGCAGCATCGGCATTGCCATGGCGCCGGAGCACGGCAACGATGCTGATGTGCTGATGCGGGACGCGGATCTGGCGCTCTATGCCGCCAAGGCAAGTGGCCGCTCGACCTATCGATTCTATCAGACGGAGATGCGGCTTGAAGCTGAACGCCGCCACCAGCTCACGCTGGAGCTTCGTGAGGCGTTGCAGAACGACGAATTCGAGCTCCATTACCAGCCGATCATCCGTCTGGACGGAGACGCTCTTTCCGGCTTCGAAGCTCTGATCCGCTGGCGCCATCCCAAGCGTGGGCTCATCGCGCCGGCGGAATTCATCCCCGTCGCCGAGGAAACGGGGATGATCGTTCCGATCGGCGACTGGGTGCTGCGGGAAGCTTGCCGGACCGCCATGGAGTGGCCGGAACATCTGAAAGTGGCCATCAACCTGTCTGTCTATCAGTTCCGGCATGCGAGCCTGCTGGCCACGGTCGTCTCGGCGCTGAGCGAGACAGGTCTTTGCCCCGGACGCCTGGAGATCGAGGTCACCGAATCGATCCTGCTTTCCGAGGTCGAACAAAGCCTGTCGCTGCTGCGTGCCCTCAAGGAGCTTGGCATTCGCATCGCGATAGACGATTTCGGTACGGGCTATTCCTCGCTCAGCTATCTGCGTTCCTTCTCTTTCGACAAGATCAAGCTCGACCGCAGTTTCGTCGCCGGCATGGATGCCGATCCCGGCAATCTTGCAATCGTGCGGGCCGTTGTCGGTATTGCCTCCGGCTTCAATGCGGTGACATTGGCCGAAGGCATCGAGACGGAGGCGCAATTGGCGAAATTGCGGGCCGAGGGCTATCACGAGGTGCAGGGTTTTCTGCTCGGGCGACCAATGTCACGCGAGAATGCCTTGGCGCGAATTTTAAACGAAGCCCGTCCCGCCCGGCTTATGCGCGCCTGA
- the uxuA gene encoding mannonate dehydratase — protein sequence MESCWRWFGLKDLVPLLHARQAGATGIVTALHEVSHSRVWTLAEIEARNALVEAAGLRWSVCESIPVPSAIKLGGAGAKTAIGVWKDSLVNLARSGIKTICYNFMPVVDWTRTDLRFEMPTTALALRFDMVEFVAYDVFVLRRQGAEGNYASDLLRRAEERLRGLSPEAVQRLENNIIAGLPGGEDSYGREAIRSAIALFNEMTAEDLQANLEAFLHEIVPVAAELGARLAIHPDDPPISLFGLPRVVSTAADLRRILGIVDDPANGLTLCVGSLGSRADNDVLAIAREFASRINFAHLRDVAIEEDGSFVEASHLEGRSDMHAILRTLLAEEARRRKEGREDHMIPMRPDHGHLIGDDIDKPTNPGYSLIGRLKGLGELHGVIHSIGKAGL from the coding sequence ATGGAAAGCTGCTGGCGTTGGTTCGGCCTGAAGGATCTCGTTCCGCTCTTGCATGCGCGGCAGGCGGGCGCGACGGGCATCGTCACGGCGCTACATGAAGTCTCGCATTCGCGCGTCTGGACACTCGCCGAAATCGAAGCGCGAAATGCGCTGGTGGAAGCGGCAGGACTGCGCTGGAGCGTGTGTGAATCGATCCCCGTTCCAAGCGCGATCAAGCTCGGCGGGGCAGGGGCGAAAACTGCGATCGGTGTCTGGAAGGACAGCCTCGTTAATCTCGCCCGCTCCGGCATCAAGACGATCTGCTACAATTTCATGCCCGTCGTTGACTGGACGCGCACGGATCTGCGCTTCGAGATGCCGACCACCGCGCTCGCATTGCGTTTCGACATGGTGGAGTTCGTCGCCTATGACGTCTTCGTCCTGCGCAGGCAGGGTGCCGAAGGAAATTATGCGTCGGACCTGCTGCGGCGTGCCGAGGAGCGGCTGAGAGGGCTTTCGCCGGAGGCCGTTCAACGGCTGGAGAACAACATCATCGCCGGTCTTCCCGGCGGTGAGGACAGCTATGGCCGCGAAGCGATCCGCTCAGCCATCGCCCTCTTCAACGAAATGACGGCAGAAGATCTCCAGGCCAATCTCGAAGCCTTTCTGCACGAGATCGTTCCGGTTGCAGCAGAGCTCGGCGCAAGGCTTGCGATCCATCCAGACGATCCGCCAATTTCGCTCTTTGGCCTACCGCGCGTCGTTTCGACGGCGGCAGATCTGCGCCGCATCCTCGGCATTGTCGATGATCCGGCCAACGGTTTGACGCTTTGTGTCGGCTCTCTCGGCTCCCGTGCCGACAATGATGTGCTGGCGATCGCCCGCGAATTTGCCTCCCGCATCAATTTCGCGCATCTGCGCGACGTTGCGATCGAAGAGGATGGCTCCTTTGTGGAGGCTTCGCATCTGGAAGGGCGCAGCGATATGCATGCCATTCTGCGCACTTTGCTTGCAGAAGAGGCGCGGCGCCGCAAAGAAGGCCGGGAAGACCATATGATCCCGATGCGGCCGGACCATGGCCATCTGATCGGTGACGATATCGATAAGCCGACCAATCCCGGCTATTCCCTCATCGGCCGCCTGAAAGGTCTTGGCGAGCTGCACGGCGTCATCCACTCGATCGGCAAGGCGGGGCTTTGA
- a CDS encoding FadR/GntR family transcriptional regulator, with protein sequence MVADTADIEDRGSAVDQVVDALRRLMRERNLGLGDALPSEAELASMFNASRNTVREAIRILKAYGIVESRQKVGAVITDRRQQALMELFSFAIDISAESFLDIQGFRRLIEVNLSDLLFETLEETAIDRLRSINDAMKAASTLAEAAELDFRFHAALVGFGGNQTLSQVYGILQPLLQRLMEVGKRSREAVDSAYHDHRAIIEALEQRDRIAYAYHMNRHLQAGLQFITPKAV encoded by the coding sequence ATGGTGGCAGATACCGCTGATATCGAGGATAGAGGTTCGGCGGTCGATCAGGTGGTCGACGCACTGCGACGGCTGATGCGCGAGCGCAATCTTGGCCTCGGAGATGCACTGCCCTCGGAGGCGGAACTTGCTTCCATGTTCAATGCCAGCCGCAATACGGTGCGCGAAGCGATCCGCATCCTGAAGGCCTATGGCATCGTCGAAAGCCGCCAGAAGGTCGGCGCGGTGATTACGGATCGCCGCCAGCAGGCACTAATGGAGCTTTTCTCTTTCGCCATCGACATCTCGGCAGAAAGCTTTCTCGATATCCAGGGGTTTCGTCGCCTCATCGAGGTCAATCTCAGTGACCTTCTGTTCGAAACTCTCGAGGAAACCGCCATCGACAGGCTGCGCTCCATCAACGACGCGATGAAGGCTGCATCGACATTGGCCGAGGCTGCGGAGCTTGATTTCAGGTTTCACGCCGCCCTTGTCGGCTTCGGCGGCAATCAGACCTTGTCACAAGTCTATGGCATTCTGCAGCCATTGTTGCAGCGGCTGATGGAAGTGGGAAAGCGCTCACGCGAGGCGGTCGACAGCGCCTATCACGACCATCGCGCCATCATCGAAGCGTTGGAACAACGAGATCGAATCGCCTACGCCTATCACATGAACCGCCACCTGCAGGCGGGCCTGCAATTCATCACGCCAAAGGCTGTTTGA
- a CDS encoding glycoside hydrolase family 2 protein, protein MKRQTLDTGWTISRLRAPSSAPALPNSIPATVPGNVHLDLMAAQLITDPYLDVNEISQDWVGRSAWRYRLAFDWDGEDAERIDLSCLGLDTAARLELNGTVLGETRNMHRSYRFGIGDHLKSGRNELIVDFQSAYEHGEEVRRQLGSAADIPQNYPGPSNLIRKMACNFGWDWGPTVVTSGIWKPVVIESWSKARLGSIRPEITLQGSQGVARLHVEIEWADKGTDSVALVLSIGGKRAEVRVAQGETHALIECRIDNPQVWWPHGMGGQPLYDLDLQLLGSDGTALDGWKRRVGFRSVRLDTTPDEIGSAFTLVVNDVPVFARGANWIPDDCFLPRVTRERYRERIAQARDANMNMLRVWGGGIYETDTFYEECDAAGIMVWQDFLFACATYPEEEPVYSEVEAEAREAITRLMPYASLVIWNGNNENIWGYFDWGWQDVLGNRPWGAGYYLDLLPKLVAEIDPTRPYWPGSPYSGSMEIAPNADEHGCKHIWDVWNEVGYETYRNYIPRFCSEFGWQAPPTFATLAQSIREKDRAPASPSVMHHQKATGGNDKLLQGLEGWFPHPQNFDDWLFVTQLNQARAISYGIDHMRSHRPTCMGTIVWQLNDCWPVTSWAAIDGAGRKKPLWYALKHSYAPHLLTIQPRGNGLAAVAVNDATLFWRVPFTVERFDFTGKLLARHHVWRILCDRFENTDIDIPTEVATPGDPRHEYLRARLGDAEAWWFFEKDMKLQYPQPRFDIETIQTTGGITATITAQSLLRDVCLFVDRINPNAEVDDMLVNLAPGESRTFKIKGISKEAFDDADLSAILRTANQVAERPHH, encoded by the coding sequence ATGAAAAGACAGACGCTCGACACCGGCTGGACCATCTCGCGCCTTCGCGCGCCATCCAGTGCCCCGGCCCTGCCCAATTCGATCCCCGCGACCGTGCCGGGCAATGTGCATCTTGACCTGATGGCGGCGCAGCTGATCACCGACCCCTATCTCGACGTCAACGAGATTTCTCAGGACTGGGTTGGGCGTTCCGCCTGGCGCTATCGTCTGGCCTTCGACTGGGATGGCGAAGACGCCGAGCGCATCGATCTTTCCTGCCTTGGCCTCGACACGGCGGCACGCCTAGAACTGAACGGCACGGTGCTGGGCGAAACCCGCAACATGCATCGCAGCTACCGCTTCGGCATCGGCGATCACCTGAAAAGCGGCCGTAACGAGCTGATTGTTGATTTCCAATCCGCCTATGAACATGGCGAGGAGGTCCGCAGGCAGCTCGGCAGCGCCGCTGATATCCCCCAGAATTATCCTGGCCCAAGCAATCTCATCCGCAAGATGGCCTGCAATTTCGGCTGGGACTGGGGTCCGACCGTTGTCACCTCTGGCATCTGGAAACCTGTCGTCATCGAAAGCTGGTCGAAGGCCCGTCTCGGCAGTATCCGCCCGGAAATCACCCTGCAGGGCAGCCAGGGCGTCGCGCGCCTGCATGTCGAAATCGAATGGGCCGACAAGGGCACGGATAGTGTAGCGCTCGTATTGTCCATCGGCGGCAAGCGCGCGGAAGTGCGCGTTGCGCAGGGCGAGACCCATGCGCTGATCGAATGCCGCATCGACAACCCGCAGGTCTGGTGGCCGCATGGCATGGGCGGCCAGCCGCTTTACGATCTCGACCTGCAGCTGCTTGGCTCGGATGGGACGGCGCTCGACGGCTGGAAGCGGCGCGTCGGCTTCCGCTCCGTGCGGCTGGATACGACACCGGACGAGATCGGCTCGGCCTTTACTCTCGTCGTCAACGACGTGCCGGTCTTTGCCCGCGGCGCCAACTGGATCCCCGATGATTGCTTCCTGCCGCGCGTGACGCGCGAACGCTATCGTGAGCGGATCGCCCAGGCCCGCGATGCCAATATGAACATGCTGCGCGTCTGGGGCGGCGGCATCTATGAGACCGATACGTTCTACGAGGAATGCGATGCCGCCGGCATCATGGTCTGGCAGGATTTCCTCTTTGCCTGCGCCACCTATCCCGAAGAAGAGCCCGTCTATAGCGAGGTCGAGGCGGAAGCGCGCGAAGCGATCACTAGGCTCATGCCCTACGCCTCGCTGGTGATCTGGAACGGCAACAACGAGAATATCTGGGGCTATTTCGACTGGGGCTGGCAGGATGTGCTCGGCAACCGCCCCTGGGGCGCCGGTTACTACCTCGACCTCCTGCCGAAGCTGGTGGCCGAGATCGATCCCACCCGGCCCTATTGGCCGGGCAGCCCCTATTCCGGCTCGATGGAGATCGCGCCGAATGCGGACGAGCATGGCTGCAAGCACATATGGGACGTCTGGAACGAGGTGGGTTACGAGACCTACCGCAACTATATCCCGCGCTTCTGCTCCGAATTCGGCTGGCAAGCACCGCCGACTTTCGCAACCCTTGCCCAATCCATTCGCGAGAAGGATCGCGCCCCGGCCTCTCCCTCGGTCATGCATCACCAGAAGGCAACCGGCGGCAACGACAAGCTTCTGCAGGGGTTGGAAGGCTGGTTTCCCCACCCGCAAAATTTCGACGACTGGCTCTTCGTCACCCAGCTGAACCAGGCGCGCGCGATCAGCTACGGCATCGACCATATGCGTTCGCATCGGCCGACCTGCATGGGCACCATCGTCTGGCAGCTCAACGATTGCTGGCCGGTCACCTCCTGGGCGGCAATCGATGGCGCTGGCCGGAAGAAGCCGCTCTGGTATGCCTTGAAGCATAGCTATGCGCCGCATCTGCTCACCATCCAGCCGCGCGGGAACGGCCTGGCCGCGGTTGCCGTCAATGATGCTACCCTATTCTGGCGCGTGCCCTTCACGGTCGAGCGTTTCGATTTCACCGGTAAGCTGCTCGCCCGTCACCACGTCTGGCGCATCCTGTGCGATCGCTTCGAAAATACCGATATCGACATCCCGACCGAGGTCGCGACCCCGGGCGATCCGCGTCACGAATATCTGCGCGCCCGCCTCGGCGATGCGGAAGCGTGGTGGTTCTTCGAGAAGGACATGAAGCTGCAATACCCCCAGCCTCGCTTTGATATCGAGACCATCCAGACGACGGGCGGGATCACCGCAACCATCACCGCTCAGTCGCTCCTGCGCGATGTCTGCCTGTTCGTCGATCGCATCAATCCGAATGCCGAGGTCGACGACATGCTGGTCAATCTCGCGCCCGGCGAAAGCAGGACGTTCAAGATAAAAGGCATCTCAAAGGAGGCCTTCGACGATGCCGATCTTTCGGCGATCCTTCGCACGGCCAATCAGGTTGCGGAGCGCCCGCACCACTGA